The Cheilinus undulatus linkage group 2, ASM1832078v1, whole genome shotgun sequence genome has a window encoding:
- the LOC121521064 gene encoding protein NipSnap homolog 2-like has translation MATGVLHRVSGGLGRAKSRAQSAGQLVLWSRGFATSSSKNRQDSWFKSLFVRKVDPRKDAHSNLLTKNEESNLYKIQFHNVKPECLDAYNKLNEEVLPSIHADKYYPCELVGTWNTWYGEQDQAVHLWRYRGGYPALTEVMNKLKQNQDFTAYRKARGKMLMSRRNQLLLEFSFWNEPVPREGPNIYELRSYQLRPGTMIEWGNYWARAIGYRQHNREAVGGFFSQIGNLYMVHHLWAYKDLQSREDTRNGAWQQEGWDEVVYYTVPLIQHMDSRIMIPTKASPLQ, from the exons ATGGCGACTGGAGTCCTTCACAGAGTCAGCGGCGGACTGGGTCGGGCTAAAAGCAGGGCCCAGTCAGCTGGACAGCTCGTCTTATGGAGCAG GGGTTTTGCAACATCAAGTAGTAAAAACAGACAGGACAGCTGGTTTAAGTCACTGTTTGTGAGGAAAGTCGATCCCAGGAAAGATGCACACTCCAACCTACTGaccaaaaatgaagaaagtaatCTGTACAAAATTCAGT TCCACAATGTCAAACCAGAGTGCCTGGATGCTTACAACAAACTCAA TGAGGAAGTTTTACCCTCTATCCATGCTGATAAGTACTACCCCTGTGAGCTGGTGGGCACCTGGAATACCTGGTATGGAGAACAAGACCAGGCTG TTCATCTGTGGCGTTACAGAGGTGGATACCCAGCCCTAACAGAGGTGATGAACAAGCTCAAACAGAACCAG GACTTCACAGCATACAGGAAGGCGCGTGGTAAGATGCTGATGTCTCGCAGAAACCAGCTCCTGCTGGAATTCAGCTTCTGGAACGAGCCTGTACCTCGAGAGGGTCCCAACATTTACGAGCTCAGGTCCTACCAGCTCAGG CCAGGGACCATGATCGAGTGGGGTAATTACTG GGCTCGGGCCATTGGATACCGGCAGCACAACAGAGAAGCCGTGGGAGGCTTTTTCTCGCAGATCGGCAACCTCTATATGGTTCACCACCTCTGGG CTTACAAAGACCTTCAGTCCAGAGAAGACACGAGAAATGGGGCCTGGCAGCAAGAAGGATGGGACGAGGTGGTTTATTACACAG TTCCCCTCATTCAGCACATGGATTCCAGGATTATGATCCCGACCAAGGCTTCCCCACTACAGTAA